From Glycine soja cultivar W05 chromosome 4, ASM419377v2, whole genome shotgun sequence, the proteins below share one genomic window:
- the LOC114408865 gene encoding guanine nucleotide-binding protein alpha-1 subunit isoform X2, with the protein MGLVCSRSRRFREADAEENAQDAEIERRIELETKAEKHIQKLLLLGAGESGKSTIFKQIKLLFQTGFDEAELKSYIPVVHANVYQTIKVLHDGSKELAQNDFDSSKYVISNENQDIGEKLSEIGGRLDYPRLTKELAQEIETLWEDAAIQETYARGNELQVPDCAHYFMENLERLSDANYVPTKEDVLYARVRTTGVVEIQFSPVGENKRSGEVYRLFDVGGQRNERRKWIHLFEGVTAVIFCAAISEYDQTLYEDENKNRMMETKELFEWVLRQPCFEVPLNVCEWFKDYQPVSTGKQEIEHAYEFVKKKFEELYFQSTAPDCVDRVFKIYQATALDQKLVKKTFKLVDETLRRRNLFEAGLL; encoded by the exons ATGGGCTTAGTCTGCAGCAGAAGTCGTCGTTTTCGTGAAGCTGATGCTGAAGAAAATGCTCAG GATGCAGAAATTGAAAGAAGAATCGAGTTAGAAACAAAGGCTGAAAAGCATATTCAGAAACTTTTACTACTAG GTGCTGGAGAGTCTGGGAAGTCTACAATATTTAAGCAG ATAAAACTTTTGTTTCAAACTGGCTTTGATGAGGCTGAGCTAAAAAGCTACATACCAGTCGTTCATGCTAATGTGTATCAGACAATAAAA GTACTGCATGATGGGTCGAAAGAGTTGGCGCAGAATGACTTTGATTCTTCAAAGTATGTAATATCTAATGAAAACCAG GACATTGGTGAAAAGCTCTCAGAAATTGGAGGCAGGCTGGATTACCCGCGTCTTACCAAAGAGCTTGCACAGGAAATAGAGACTCTGTGGGAGGATGCTGCAATTCAG GAAACATATGCCCGTGGTAATGAACTCCAAGTTCCAGATTGTGCCCATTATTTCATGGAAAATTTGGAGAGGCTGTCTGATGCAAATTATGTTCCAACTAAG GAGGATGTTTTGTATGCAAGAGTTCGTACAACTGGTGTTGTTGAGATCCAGTTCAG CCCTGTTggagaaaataagagaagtgGTGAAGTCTATAGACTCTTTGATGTTGGTGGCCAGAGAAatgagagaagaaaatggatcCATCTTTTTGAAGGAGTTACGGCTGTAATATTCTGTGCTGCAATTAGCGA GTATGATCAGACACTTTATGAGGATGAAAACAAGAACAGAATGATGGAGACTAAGGAACTTTTTGAGTGGGTCCTAAGGCAACCAtgttttgag GTTCCGCTCAATGTATGTGAGTGGTTCAAAGATTACCAGCCAGTTTCAACAGGGAAACAAGAGATTGAACATGCGTACGA GTTTGTGAAGAAAAAGTTTGAGGAATTGTATTTCCAGAGCACTGCTCCTGACTGTGTAGATCGCGTGTTCAAGATCTATCAGGCGACTGCCCTTGATCAGAAGCTTGTGAAGAAGACTTTCAAGCTTGTTGATGAGACTTTGAGACGGAGGAATCTCTTTGAAGCTGGCTTATTATGA
- the LOC114408865 gene encoding guanine nucleotide-binding protein alpha-1 subunit isoform X1, which translates to MGLVCSRSRRFREADAEENAQDAEIERRIELETKAEKHIQKLLLLGAGESGKSTIFKQIKLLFQTGFDEAELKSYIPVVHANVYQTIKVLHDGSKELAQNDFDSSKYVISNENQDIGEKLSEIGGRLDYPRLTKELAQEIETLWEDAAIQETYARGNELQVPDCAHYFMENLERLSDANYVPTKEDVLYARVRTTGVVEIQFSPVGENKRSGEVYRLFDVGGQRNERRKWIHLFEGVTAVIFCAAISEYDQTLYEDENKNRMMETKELFEWVLRQPCFEKTSFMLFLNKFDIFEKKVLNVPLNVCEWFKDYQPVSTGKQEIEHAYEFVKKKFEELYFQSTAPDCVDRVFKIYQATALDQKLVKKTFKLVDETLRRRNLFEAGLL; encoded by the exons ATGGGCTTAGTCTGCAGCAGAAGTCGTCGTTTTCGTGAAGCTGATGCTGAAGAAAATGCTCAG GATGCAGAAATTGAAAGAAGAATCGAGTTAGAAACAAAGGCTGAAAAGCATATTCAGAAACTTTTACTACTAG GTGCTGGAGAGTCTGGGAAGTCTACAATATTTAAGCAG ATAAAACTTTTGTTTCAAACTGGCTTTGATGAGGCTGAGCTAAAAAGCTACATACCAGTCGTTCATGCTAATGTGTATCAGACAATAAAA GTACTGCATGATGGGTCGAAAGAGTTGGCGCAGAATGACTTTGATTCTTCAAAGTATGTAATATCTAATGAAAACCAG GACATTGGTGAAAAGCTCTCAGAAATTGGAGGCAGGCTGGATTACCCGCGTCTTACCAAAGAGCTTGCACAGGAAATAGAGACTCTGTGGGAGGATGCTGCAATTCAG GAAACATATGCCCGTGGTAATGAACTCCAAGTTCCAGATTGTGCCCATTATTTCATGGAAAATTTGGAGAGGCTGTCTGATGCAAATTATGTTCCAACTAAG GAGGATGTTTTGTATGCAAGAGTTCGTACAACTGGTGTTGTTGAGATCCAGTTCAG CCCTGTTggagaaaataagagaagtgGTGAAGTCTATAGACTCTTTGATGTTGGTGGCCAGAGAAatgagagaagaaaatggatcCATCTTTTTGAAGGAGTTACGGCTGTAATATTCTGTGCTGCAATTAGCGA GTATGATCAGACACTTTATGAGGATGAAAACAAGAACAGAATGATGGAGACTAAGGAACTTTTTGAGTGGGTCCTAAGGCAACCAtgttttgag AAAACATCcttcatgttatttttaaacaagTTTGACATATTTGAAAAGAAGGTCCTGAAT GTTCCGCTCAATGTATGTGAGTGGTTCAAAGATTACCAGCCAGTTTCAACAGGGAAACAAGAGATTGAACATGCGTACGA GTTTGTGAAGAAAAAGTTTGAGGAATTGTATTTCCAGAGCACTGCTCCTGACTGTGTAGATCGCGTGTTCAAGATCTATCAGGCGACTGCCCTTGATCAGAAGCTTGTGAAGAAGACTTTCAAGCTTGTTGATGAGACTTTGAGACGGAGGAATCTCTTTGAAGCTGGCTTATTATGA
- the LOC114408322 gene encoding uncharacterized protein LOC114408322, which translates to MDVRGISKFYDGKSKSFTSLVDAGSTPYIKDIAKSENAYTSRGRNLMAFNHTWEKSQSYLLRSNSGGISKKTTISSSRSTVALAFAINYESSSCCASEDSSLSSNPRSPPPLPPLHPPSTAPSSPMQHNFSSRRFFCLVDIQNCSTATTIKN; encoded by the coding sequence ATGGACGTGAGGGGCATCTCAAAGTTCTATGATGGCAAGTCCAAGTCATTCACGAGTCTGGTTGATGCTGGTTCTACCCCATATATCAAAGACATTGCAAAATCAGAGAATGCTTACACCAGCAGGGGTAGAAATTTGATGGCTTTCAATCACACATGGGAAAAGAGTCAAAGCTACCTTTTAAGAAGCAACAGTGGTGGCATTTCAAAGAAAACGACAATAAGCTCGAGCCGAAGTACCGTGGCTCTCGCTTTTGCAATCAACTATGAAAGCAGCAGTTGTTGTGCGAGCGAGGATTCATCTTTAAGCTCAAATCCGAGGTCACCTCCACCTCTTCCGCCACTCCATCCCCCAAGTACAGCTCCGTCCTCTCCTATGCAGCATAATTTCTCATCCCGGAGGTTCTTCTGCTTAGTTGATATTCAAAATTGTTCCACTGCTACAACaataaagaattaa